The window TGAAGTCATAAGTGGTATGTCTGGTGAAGATGCAAAAAAGCAACTGGTAGAATCTTTAAAAGATAAAGCCAAAACAGAGGCAATGGGAATTATTCAAACGACCATTGAAGAAGCAAAACTTACAGCCCAACAAGAAGCCCGCAAAGTAATTATCAATACGATCCAGCGTATAGGAACAGAAGAAGCAGTAGAAAACTGTGTATCTGTATTTAATCTAGAAAGCGATGATGTTAAAGGTAGAATTATAGGTCGTGAAGGACGTAATATTAGGGCTATTGAAGCTGCCACAGGCGTAGAGATTATTGTGGACGATACTCCAGATGCAATTATTCTTTCTTGTTTTGATAGTGTGCGTAGAGAAGTAGCGCGTTTATCATTACATAAATTAGTTACTGACGGTCGTATTCACCCAGCACGTATTGAAGAAGTTGTAGCCAAAACTAGAAAGCAAATCGATCAAGAAATTGCAGAGGTAGGAAAGCGCACTGTTATCGATTTAGGAATTCATGGTTTACATCCAGAATTGATTAAAATGGTAGGTCGTATGAAATACCGTTCTTCTTATGGACAGAATTTATTACAGCACAGTAGAGAAGTAGCAAAGCTTTGTGGAACAATGGCTTCTGAGTTAGGACTTAATCCTAAGTTAGCAAAAAGGGCAGGACTACTCCACGATATTGGTAAAGTACCAGAAACGGAAGATGAAACGCCGCACGCAATACTAGGTATGAAGCTGGCTGAAAAGCACGGTGAAAAACCAGAAGTATGTAATGCAATAGGAGCACACCACGACGAGATAGAAATGACCTCTTTACTATCTCCTATCATACAGGTTTGTGATGCGATAAGCGGTGCACGTCCAGGAGCAAGAAGACAAGTACTCGATTCATATATTCAGCGATTAAAAGATTTAGAAGATATCGCTTTTGGATTTAAAGGAGTAGAAAAGGCATATGCGATACAAGCAGGTCGTGAGTTGCGTGTCATGGTAGAAAGTGAAAAGATTAATGATGATCGTGCTGCACAATTATCATTTGAGATTTCACAAAAAATACAAACAGATATGACCTATCCTGGTCAAGTGAAAGTTACCGTAATTAGAGAAACACGAGCGGTTAATATTGCTAAGTAATAGCATCCTAAATACAATTTACAAACGCTCCTTTAAACATTTTGTTTAAGGGAGTTTTTCTTTTACGCAATTTTTAGTAAAAGAAATACAACCTGCTTTGCTATTACATTTACTAGCGATTAGGATTAAATAATTTTAGTTTTAATAATTATCTTTCTGTTTTTTATAGAGTTAGCTTTCGCGAAAGCGAATAAAGCAATAACTTTACCTAACCTTATCATTTCCCCCTTAATAAAACAATTAAATATTTTATTATGAGAATGCTCTACGTATTAATGCTATTTACTGCTATTTCAAATGCGCAGTTTTACGGTCCAGATGATTTTAGGATAAGTGATGCTGGTGGTTTTGGGAACAACCTTATAGCGGTTGATTTTCCAGACATGGCTTATAATCCAGTAACACAAAACTATCTAGTAGTATGGGAAAGTGATGATACTGATCAAATAGGCGTTGTTGATAATAATACACAAATCGTAGGTCGTTTTGTTGACTTAAATGGAGTTATTCTAGGAAACGATTTCCTGATATCTTCACTTAATTTAGGAGATAATATGCTTACAAATACCAGACCTAGAGTAGCTTATAATTCAGTTGATAATAACTTTATGGTTGTTTACGAAGCAGAATTTATGATTGATAGAAGAGAAATATTTGGTGTCATTGTAGACGCAAATGGAGTGATCACTACGCCTGATTTTAGAATAACAAGCACTAGTAATGCCATCAACCCTACAATAAAATCTAGAACTCCTGCTATATCTTATAATCCAGTGCTTAATGAGTATTTTATGGTTTATGTCTATGTTATAGAATCAACTCCTACAATGCCAGGAACTGTAGAAATAGAAGGGCAAAGAATATCTTCTAACGGAGCATTGTTAGGTTCTACTATTTTCATTACAGATTCCAGTACCGGTGCCCAGACTAATAGTTCCATTCCAGATGTAATTTTTAATTCTCAAACTAATGAATATGTAGTTACTTATTCTGCATCACCGTTACCCTTGGAAGAAGAGGCTTATGTTACAATAGTTAGTCAGAATGGTACTGTAGGGATCGCAACACAAATAAGTAATAGAGGTTCTATAAGTAATGTTGCTTTTGGTGCTATAATGGTTAGAGCCGCTTGGGATCAAATTAATAATCAATATTTATTTGTTTATGAATCACCTAACAACTCTGCAAATGAATTTGATGTATTTGGAGTTATATATGATAATACGATGAATGTAGTTGTGCCAGAGTTTGAGATAAGTATGGTGGCAGGCAGTAGTACTACAAACGATGCCGTGACACCAGATGTGGAATGGTTGCCTGGAGATAATAATTATTATGTCGTTTTTAGAGCAAATCCATTTTTTACTAATAGGAATGAAGTAGAAATATTTATGCGGTCTGTTTCCAATACTGGAACTGTAGGAACGAATTTATTGAGAGTGTCTTCTGCACCGGTAGATGAAGCGGGAAGTGCTCGTTTTCCTAGAATATTAAGTAATGGAAATAGTGCATTATTAACAGTATATGCTGCCGAGGATACATCACCAGCGAGTATGATGGTAGATCGTGAATATGAAATTTATGGTCAATTTTATGGAAGCCCAACTTTAAGCGTAGCAAGTAATAATGATCAAGTGCTTTCTGTTTTTCCTAATCCGGTTGCAAATACACTTGCTATTGATAGTAATAGTGAAACACTTTTATCCTATTCTATTTGCAACGTAATGGGGAAAGAAGTTATCGCTGCTGAAACAGATGTTTCTGGTATACAAATTATTGACCTTTCGAAGCTCTCGGCTGGACTGTACTTTTTAAATGTTACAACTGATTCTCGTACTGAAGTTCACAAGATTTTGAAGAAATAAAAAACTCTAATTGGCTTTAACCGATTAGAGTTTTCATGTTTTATCAATTTAAAGACCTATGATCTACTCATCATAAATATTGTCATAGCCTTTCTCAGGCACTTCAAAGAACTTTCCTGTAACATAGCGGTAATGTTGATCCATTTCTGCTAGTTGTTTTAAGTCTTCTTTATCAAAGTTTACTCCAGCAGCAGCGAGATTTTCTTTGATACGGCCTTCATTAGTGGATTTAGGTATAACAGCTGTTCCTCTTTGTGCACTCCAGTTTATGAGCACTTGTCCTGGGCTCGCATTATGCTTTGATGCGATAGATTTAATCGTTTCATTCTCCAGCATGTTAGGTTCATTATCCTGTTTCATACCATCACTGCGATCACCGCTTCCTAATGGCGAGTAACCAGTCATATGGATTCCTTTATTAGAACAATATTCAAATAATTCATTTTGTTGCAATAAAGGATGTAATTCTACCTGATTCATTTCTGGAGTAACATCCGTTTTAGAAAGTAAATCGTCTAGTTTCTTAGTAGAAAAGTTAGAAACACCTATGTGTTTTGCCTTTCCAGATTTTTGAAGATCTATCATAGCACTCCATGTTTCATGTATAGGAGCTTCTTTAGGAGATAGATAATCTTCAGGCTTTTCTGGATTTTGTACGTCTGGTTTAAAAGCAACCGGCCAGTGTACTAAATAAAGGTCTAAATAATCCAGTTGCAAATCATTTAAGGTTTTCTCTAGTGCTGGCGCTACGTCCTCTTTTAAATGGGCGTTGTTCCATAATTTTGAGGTAATCCATACCTCTTCTCTCTTGATTTCTCCTTTAGAGAATACTTCATTAAAGGCTTCTCCTATTTCTTTCTCATTGCCATAGATTGCTGCACAATCGATGTGTTTATATCCTGCTTCTAATGCGGTAATGATTGCTTTTTTAACTTCTCCAGGTTTTGATTTCCACGTTCCTAAACCTATAGCGTCCATCTTGTCGCCATTTCTAAATTCTAAAGTCTTCATAAGTATCGTTTTGTTTTTTATAAAGTTAGCTTTCGCGAAAGCGGAATCCAAAAAATGTTCTTTACTTTATTAAAACTTTAGTAGAACCAAGGTGTTTATTAAAAGATAGGCTTAAAAAAAGGGTTAGTAACGACTTAAGCTCTAGGATGATGCTCGTTAATAACCTTAGCAAGGTGTACTCGGTCTACGTGCATATAGATCTCAGTCGTGGTGATGCTTTCATGTCCCAGCATCATTTGTATGGAACGTAAATCGGCTCCATTTTCAAGCAAATGCGTGGCAAAACTATGTCTAAAAGTATGCGGGCTAATTGTCTTCTCTATACCAGCTTTGATAGCTTGCTGTTTAATAATATGAAAGATCATCGCTCTAGTAAGTCCAGCGCCTCTTCTGTTTAAAAAAAGGGTGTCCGTATGATCTGACTTAACGGGAATATGAACGCGTACTTCATTTTTGTAAGTATTTATAATTTTCATAGTGTAGGAACCTATAGGCACAAATCGTTGTTTATCGCCTTTTCCTGTTACTTTTAAAAATCCTTCATCAAAGAATAAGTCGCTTATTTTAAGAGTAATCAACTCGCTCACGCGCAGCCCGCAAGCGTAAAGTGTCTCAAGTATGACACGATTGCGCTCTCCTTCTAGAGTAGATCGATCGATGCTATTGATGAGTGCATCTATTTCTTTGGTGCTTAATGTATCTGGAAGTTTACGACCTATTTTAGGAGTTTCTATCAATTCCATAGGTTGATCTTCTCTATAGCGTTCTAAAATAAGAAATTCAAAAAACGCTTTAAGACTGCTTATAGAACGCGCTTGTGATCGAGGTTGCACTGATTTTGCAAGGGCATAAATGTAAGAACGCAAGGTGTCTTGATTAACAATGGAAGGAGATTCTTCAATTTTATTTTCTTCAAGCCAGTAAATCAATTTATTGAGGTCTCTTTTGTATGCTTTAATGGTATTTAAAGAAAGACCTCTTTCTAATTGCATGTAGATACCAAAATCTTTTACGGCTTGCTTCCAGTTCATAGGGTAAAGGTAGAATATTAAGCTTAATCAAGGATTAAGAACAAGTAAATCCTTATGAATTCTAGTAGCAATAAATTGTAGGATAAAATGTACGTTATACATTTAATTTCACAGGATCTTAACATTTATGATCGTTTCTAACATTAGATTTGATTAAAATAACTAACAAAAAACTAAAATGAAAAAACTTTTATTAGCTGCTATAGCTATAGCAACAATGGGTATTACTAATGCTCAAACGGAGAAAGGAAAATGGACTTTCGGTGGGAGCACAACCGCTTCATTTGCTTCCAATACTTTTACACCAGAATTTAACGGTACCGAAGGAGAGGAGTCGACTATATCTGAATTTACATTTACGCCAAATGCAGGTTATTTTGTAATGGATAATCTTGCAGTAGGGATCGATTTATCTTACACTTCTTCTAAAGAGGAACAAAATGGTTTTGATTTTACAACAAATACTATTGCGCTTCTACCTAATGCGACCTACTTTTTTGAAGCTGGAGATAATTTTAAGCCATTTGTGTCAGCAGGTGCTGGTTTAATTAGTTCAAGCTTTGGTGATGATGATTCAGATAAATTTAGTGGTTTTGCATTTACTGGTGAGGCTGGTGTTGCATATTTTATCAATAGTAACGTATCATTAGATTTTATGGTTAGATATCTTAATGCCACTCTTTCAAACAAAGAGAATGATGATTTTAAGAATAAAAACTCAGCCTTGGGTGTAGGAATCGGTTTTTCTATATTCTTATAAATAGTGAAACAAACTGTATTAAAAGAATCGTTTATCTAGGTAAACGATTTTTTTGTGATTGCAAGTTTGCTGTAATTTGCAGGTTTAATATGATTTTTATTTTCGACAGGAATTTTTATTTTTTTGATTTAAAAACAAATTCTCCAATGCCTAAAGGGCGATAGGATTGATGTTTTTGCTCGTAAAGTAAATGACTTTTTATTTAAAATAAAATGCAAACTTCTTATTTCAACGTAGTTTTAAACTTGCATATTTACATTATTAATAATAAATTTTAAACATGATGAAACAATTATTGCTAGTCGCTATAGTACTTTTAAGCATATCAACTTCAAATGCACAAGAAATAAAACTGGGTGCTAAAGCAGGAGTGAATCTTTCTACAATAGAAGGAGATTTTACACAAAACATAGAAAGTTATACCGGTTTCCATCTGGGTGGCTTTGCGGAAGTTGTTATTTCAGAAAAATTTTCATTTCAGCCTGAATTATTGTTTTCAGCTCAAGGTTATAATGAAAGTTCCTTCGATTCTGGTTTTAATTTTTCTAGAGACTATAAAGCTGAAGTGCGAGCAAACTATCTAAATATGCCTCTTATGGCAAAGTATTATGTTACTGATGGGCTGAGTATAGAAGCTGGGCCATATGTGGGCGTTTTATTATCATCTAATATTGAGGGTAGGTTGAATCAAACATTTGATGGTGAAACAGAAATTACTTTGATTAACGAGGATTATAGCGATGAGTTAAACACTATAGATTATGGAGTAGGAGCTGGAGTAAGTTATAAAATGAGTAATGGGATAAATTTTTCAGCCAGATACAACCTAGGGTTGTCTAATACCGAAGGTCGTTTTGAAGACCAGATCAAACAACAAAATCAAGTTATTCAAATTTCAGTGGGTTATTTCTTTAACTAGTTTATGTATCAAGTCTTTTATTAAATCTTAAAAGCAGCTTCTATTCATTTGGAAGCTGTTTTTTATTTAGTATCTCGCTTTCGCGAAAGCGGAATTACTAATATCTTTACTTTATGAAAATATTGATTTTAAACGGTCCTAATTTGAACCTTTTAGGCACTCGAGAACCTGAGATTTATGGTTCAAAAACTTTTGAGGAGTATTTTTCTCAGTTACAATTCCAATTTCAAAAAATGGAATTGGGTTATTTTCAATCTAATAGTGAAGGAGACCTCATCGATAAGCTCCATTCTTCAAAAGAAGAAGGTTTTGACGCTGTGGTTTTTAATGCTGGTGCTTACACACATACTTCTATTGCAATAGGAGATGCTGTGGCTGGGATTTCTACACCAGTGATAGAAGTTCATATTTCAAATGTGATGAATCGTGAAGAATTTAGACATGTATCGTATATTTCTAAGCACGCAGTCGGTGTTATAAGTGGTTTTGGACTTAAGAGCTATGAGCTGGCTTTAAATTCTTTACACTAAATACACTGAACAAATTAAAATCAAAAAAGCTCGTTAAGATGATTCTTAACGAGCTTTCTTAAAAAATAAATAAATTACAGTCCAGGGTAATTACCTGTAAGTATATCTATTAAATCAACTAATGCCCAGATACCAAGACCTCCAAAAGTAAGAATAAACAAAATATTCCAACCTATAGGACTTTTTAAGAACCAGCGGTGAGCTGCAAATGGCCATAGAAAGACAAATAAAAGTGTTGCAATAGTTTGATCTTCTGACCACACAACCGCTGCTGGAGTTGTTAATGATGTTGAAGTTTCCTCCATAGTGGTGCCATTCTCAAGTTGTACAACCTTAGTAGTTACTTGTCTCTCGACTGGAAAAGATGCGTAAGCAAAAGTGCTTACCATCATAAAAAGGCTCATAAGAGCTAAAGTTACTTTTGTTTTCATAAGTAATATTTTAGTTAGTTATATTTACTCAAATATAAATATTAAAAATGAAATTAAAACTTTTAATCTGTTTCCTTATTTTTTTTACTGGTCAACTCTATGGACAGACGTATGAATATTTAGGTTTGCTCAAATTACCAGATAGTTCCTTAATACCATATAAATTAGATTTTAAAGAGATTGATGGCAAGATTTATGGATATTCTTATACAGATCTTAATGGACAACATGAAACTAAATCAAAAGTAGTAGGTAGATATGATAAAAAGGAAAACCTTTTAGAGTTTAGAGAAGTAGAATTAGTCTACACAAAATCAAATATGGCGGAGACATCATTTTGCAATGTGTATTTTAATGGCAACATGAGAAGGCTCAATGGTAAATCAAAGATAGAAGGTAAGTTTAAAGGTTATTATGACGACCTTACCAGTTGTATAAATGGAGAGTTATTTATGAGTGCTGCTGAGAAAATTCAAAAACGAAATGAAAAATTTCAAAGGAAAATAGACCGTACTAAACGCGTGCCTGATAGCATAAAAGAGAAGATCAATTTAGATAAAATGTTTAATCGTTATGCAAAAAACGATTTAAAGGGTGGAGAACAGCTCAATATTTTATGGGAAGATCAGTACTTGAAACTTGTTATATGGGACGATGGAGAAGTAGATGGAGATCAAATAGATCTAACCATTAACGGCAATAGAATCTTGAACGCATACAGTCCAGTGAGTAAAAAGAAAGAAATGATTCTTACTTTAAAAGATTCTGTTAACACCATTTCACTTAAAGCGATTAATCTAGGTAAAAAACCTCCTAACACAGCAAAGATTCAATTTGTAGATGAAAGTGGTGAAATCATTGATCTAGCCTCAAATTTACAGCTTGATGAAGAAGTTCGATTTGTTTTTTATAAAGAAAAACCTAAAGTTAAGAAGCCCTAACTATAGTTAACAGAAGTTTAAAATTGAGAGGATTACAGTTTATTTGATCTAGTTAACCAATAGCTAAATCATGAAAACCAAATTAACTCTACTCATTCCATTCTTATTTCTTTTCCCTTGTATAGTATTTAGTCAAGAAAATGCTCCTAATTCTACCAACCATCTTTTTGAATTTGAAGAACCAGTCGATCGCTGGAGCACAGGTTTAACTTTTCAAGCGCTGTCTGGTTTCCGTGAAATAAAGATGTCAGGTACTACTTATGATTCATTTGATGAAGCATGGATTGGACTAGGAGTAGGTTTTTATGCCGACTATAAAATAAATAAGGTATGGAAACTTAGGTCTGAAGTAGGTGTTAATGCCTATGTAGGCTTTGATCCTTACATCAACTTGCAATCAGAATTTAAATTTACTGATCGCTGGAGTTTTTATGCAGGAGCAGGAAGTTATTTTAATACAAGTGCTGATCATCTCGTACAGCGAGATGAAAACGGGACAGCTATTTTAAACCCTTATGTACAATTAGGTTTGAGATATAAGATGAGTAAAAGCTGGACGCTAGATTTAAGGTACCAGCAAGATCTTTATGCAAGACAGCGCGCCACAGATTTCAATCGCTTTTCTAAAGATGGACCTTTGAGTACTTTTAGTTTAGGATTTAATTATAGGTTTTAAGTATTCATGTCGATTTTTGAACTATTTTAAAAGTCGCCAAATAAATTAACAATTATGAAAAATAAATTAATCCTCGCCTTACTATGTCTTTGTGCCATTAACTTTTTAACTGCTCAGGAAAATTTACCAACTAATAACAATAACCAACTAGATTTTGAAAGCTCTGAGAACAAATGGAGTTTTGGGCTTATTGCAAATGGATCTGTCAGTCTTTCTAAACGAGAATTTGAATTAAATAATTTTGAAGATAGAGACACAGAATTAGGATATGGTCTAGGCGCATTTGCAGATTATAAAATTAATCAACAATTTGGTTTAAGATCAGAAATTGGTGTAAACGCTACTGGCTTTCTAAGACCTTACTTAAATCTACAAGCGGAACATTTTATAGGCAATAATTGGAGTTTGTATGCAGGCGCAGGAATTTACTACAATCCAGATACGACAAGTGTCTTTAAAAGAGATCGTGATGGAGAGTTAGGAGTAAATCCTTTTTTACTGATAGGAACACGTTATAGAATTAATCCAAAGTGGGCAATTGATTTAAGATACCAGCATGATCTATTACCTAGAGCAAAAGGAACAGGTAGCATAGGAGATTTTACTTTAGGTGGTAATAGAACTATAAGTTTAGGAGTGAATTATAGGTTTTAACGATAAGGACGACTCTGTTACTTGACTAATTTTCAATAAAGATTCCTATTATTGTTAGTTTAAATTAAAATCTTTAAGCGTGTCGAATAAATACCTCATCATCTTGTGTTCTCTATTCATGATCAGTAACTCTCTTGCTCAATCTGAAAAAGGAGAATTTGTGAATCTATCCATAGGTTTTGGGATCAGTGCAGCTAATCCAGATTATGATTTAAGTGCAAACGGATTCTATGCAAAAGGAGAATATATCTATAACTCTCGCACCTGGTTGAGCCTTAGACCTTATGTGGCGTATATAAATACATCATTAGATGAAGAAAACTCAGATCCAAATCTAGTTGCTGCAGGGTTTGATGTTTCAACAAATGCGTTATTTCTAGGTGGTAAAATTAGATTGTTAGCGCCTATTCCTTATGTAGCACCTTTTTTTGAGTTGGGTTATGGTTTAAATTTAGGATCGTTCAGAACATTTACACCTGAAGGTGATCAAAATGTTAGCGGGCTTTCTACTCATATCCCTTTTTCGATAGGATTAGCTATAGGTAAAAGACACAATTTTGAAATCTCATTCGATTATTTTTTCCATACCAAAGCAAAACAAACTTCTGGTGGAGGAGCGTTCGGGATCACTATTCCTTTGGAAACCTTGAAGAATTTATAAAGCTAACCAGATTATTTAGATTAAACATAATTCATAAAAAGAATCCCCAATTCAACTTGTTTGAATTGAGGATTTTTAAATTTATCTAATATCTAATATCTAATATCTAATATCTAATATCTAATATCTAATATCTAATATCTAATATCTAATATCTAATATCTAATATCTTAAAGGTGTATCACCTCACCATAAGCATCTGCAACGGCTTCCATCACAGCTTCACTCATCGTTGGGTGTGGATGAACTGCTTTTAATACTTCATGACCTGTAGTTTCCAACTTACGACCTAAAACTGCCTCAGCAATCATGTCGGTAACACCAGCACCTATCATATGGCAACCTAGCCACTCGCCATACTTAGCGTCAAAAATTACTTTTACAAAACCATCTTTTGCACCACTAGCACTTGCTTTTCCAGATGCGCTGAATGGGAATTTACCAACTTTCAACTCGTATCCGGCTTCTTTGGCTTGAGCTTCGGTCATTCCTACGCTTGCAATTTCTGGAGTAGAGTAAGTACAACCTGGTATGTTTCCATAATCAAGTGGTTCCACATGCATGTCTGCTATTTTCTCAACACATAGAATTCCTTCGGCACTTGCTACGTGAGCTAGTGCTGGTCCAGCTGTAATATCACCTATTGCATAATAACCTGGTAGATTCGTCTGGTACCATTGGTTTACTAATACTTTACCACGATCAGTAGAAATTCCTACTTCTTCTAGACCTATGTTAGATAAGTTAGTTTCAATTCCTACCGCACTTAAAACAATGTCAGCATCAAGAACTTCTTCTCCTTTTTTAGTTTTCACGTTTACTTTAACACCATCGCCAGAAGTATCAACGCTCGTCACCTCACTAGAAGTCATTACTTTTATTCCAGACTTCTTAAAGCTGCGCTCCATTTGTTTAGAAACATCAATATCTTCTACTGGTACAATACGATCTACATATTCTACTATCGTAACCTCAGTTCCCATAGCGTTATAGAAATAAGCAAATTCAACACCTATTGCTCCAGATCCTACAACAACCATTTTCTTAGGCTGCTCTTTTAGCGTCATCGCTTCACGGTATCCTATTACCTTTTTACCGTCTTGTGGTAAATTAGGAAGCACACGAGATTTTGCTCCTGTCGCAATGATAATATGGTTACCTTCTACAGTAGAGGTAGATCCATCTTCAGCTTTCACCTCGATTTTCTTACCTTTTTTCACTGTACCGTAACCCATGATTACGTCTATTTTATTTTTCTTCAATAAGAACTGCACACCTTTGCTCATTCCGTCTGCCACGTCGCGACTACGTTTTACAACAGCATTAAAATCCTTATCTACGTTATCAGCTTTAAGACCGTAATCTGCGGCATGGTTGAGGTAATTGAATACATCAGCACTTTTTATTAACGCTTTTGTAGGTATACAACCCCAGTTTAAACATACACCACCTAGAGATTCCTTCTCTACGATAGCCGTTTTTAATCCCAGTTGAGACGCACGTATTGCCGTTACATATCCGCCAGGTCCACTACCTAAAACGATCACATCATATTTACTCATATCAGTCATTTTTTAAGAGTCACAAAAATATGGAATAAAGTCCAACCGATTGTAAATTTGCACAACCTTATTATTATGTATAAATCCATCATTAGACCATTGCTTTTTTCGTTTGATCCAGAAGCGGTACATCACTTTTCATTTAAGAGTATCAAATTACTGAGCAAGGTGCCTGGTTTTAGTGCGCTTTCGCGAAAGCGTTACAAACAACAACATCCTGCCCTTAAAAGAGAACTCTTCGGTTTACAGTTTGAAAATCCTGTGGGAATGGCTGCCGGATTTGATAAAGATGCCAAAGCTTTTAAGGAGTTTTCTAATCTTGGATTTGGATTCATAGAAATAGGAACGCTCACACCATTGCCACAAGATGGAAATCCCAAACAGCGTCTTTTTAGATTAAAGAAAGATCAAGCTATCGTAAACCGTATGGGATTCAATAACGGCGGAGTAGATGCAGCGGTAGAACGATTGAAAAAAAATCCAAAATTAGGCCAACCTAATCACGTTCTAATAGGTGGAAACATAGGGAAAAACAAGGTCACTCCTAATGAGGATGCGGTAAATGATTACATCATCTGTTTTGAAAAGCTGTTTGATCATGTAGATTATTTTACGGTAAATGTGAGTTCGCCTAACACACCAGGTTTAAGAGAATTACAAGATAGAAAACCGTTAACGCATATACTTCAAACACTTCAAGACTTAAACGATAAAAAGCCTCAAAGAAAACCTATTCTGCTTAAAATTGCCCCAGATTTGACTGATGATCAGTTACTAGATATCATAGGAATAGTAGCAGACACTAAAATCGATGGAGTGATCGCTTCCAACACAACCATCTCTAGAGAAGGATTACAATCTGAAGAATCTCTAGTAAATCAAGCCGGCGGACTGAGCGGCGCACCATTAACAAATCGCGCTACCGAAGTCATTTCTTTTTTACATCAAAAAAGCAACGGCGCTTTCCCGATTATAGGTGTAGGCGGAATCATGACCGCGCAAGATGCGATTGATAAACTGAATGCTGGCGCTAGTCTGGTGCAGTTGTACACAGGTTTTGTTTATGAAGGTCCAGCGTTGATTAAGAAAATTAACGAAGAAATAATTAGGAAAGCTCGTTAGTTTTTTTGTTTTTTGATTAAACTTTTAAGAAACATGAAACATATTAAATTTTTATTGCCAGCCCTTTTTACATTTTTCCTTTTTAGTTGTGCGACAGTTGAA is drawn from Nonlabens dokdonensis DSW-6 and contains these coding sequences:
- a CDS encoding TM2 domain-containing protein, whose translation is MKTKVTLALMSLFMMVSTFAYASFPVERQVTTKVVQLENGTTMEETSTSLTTPAAVVWSEDQTIATLLFVFLWPFAAHRWFLKSPIGWNILFILTFGGLGIWALVDLIDILTGNYPGL
- a CDS encoding outer membrane protein; the encoded protein is MKTKLTLLIPFLFLFPCIVFSQENAPNSTNHLFEFEEPVDRWSTGLTFQALSGFREIKMSGTTYDSFDEAWIGLGVGFYADYKINKVWKLRSEVGVNAYVGFDPYINLQSEFKFTDRWSFYAGAGSYFNTSADHLVQRDENGTAILNPYVQLGLRYKMSKSWTLDLRYQQDLYARQRATDFNRFSKDGPLSTFSLGFNYRF
- a CDS encoding outer membrane beta-barrel protein, whose protein sequence is MKNKLILALLCLCAINFLTAQENLPTNNNNQLDFESSENKWSFGLIANGSVSLSKREFELNNFEDRDTELGYGLGAFADYKINQQFGLRSEIGVNATGFLRPYLNLQAEHFIGNNWSLYAGAGIYYNPDTTSVFKRDRDGELGVNPFLLIGTRYRINPKWAIDLRYQHDLLPRAKGTGSIGDFTLGGNRTISLGVNYRF
- the lpdA gene encoding dihydrolipoyl dehydrogenase; translation: MSKYDVIVLGSGPGGYVTAIRASQLGLKTAIVEKESLGGVCLNWGCIPTKALIKSADVFNYLNHAADYGLKADNVDKDFNAVVKRSRDVADGMSKGVQFLLKKNKIDVIMGYGTVKKGKKIEVKAEDGSTSTVEGNHIIIATGAKSRVLPNLPQDGKKVIGYREAMTLKEQPKKMVVVGSGAIGVEFAYFYNAMGTEVTIVEYVDRIVPVEDIDVSKQMERSFKKSGIKVMTSSEVTSVDTSGDGVKVNVKTKKGEEVLDADIVLSAVGIETNLSNIGLEEVGISTDRGKVLVNQWYQTNLPGYYAIGDITAGPALAHVASAEGILCVEKIADMHVEPLDYGNIPGCTYSTPEIASVGMTEAQAKEAGYELKVGKFPFSASGKASASGAKDGFVKVIFDAKYGEWLGCHMIGAGVTDMIAEAVLGRKLETTGHEVLKAVHPHPTMSEAVMEAVADAYGEVIHL
- a CDS encoding quinone-dependent dihydroorotate dehydrogenase; the encoded protein is MYKSIIRPLLFSFDPEAVHHFSFKSIKLLSKVPGFSALSRKRYKQQHPALKRELFGLQFENPVGMAAGFDKDAKAFKEFSNLGFGFIEIGTLTPLPQDGNPKQRLFRLKKDQAIVNRMGFNNGGVDAAVERLKKNPKLGQPNHVLIGGNIGKNKVTPNEDAVNDYIICFEKLFDHVDYFTVNVSSPNTPGLRELQDRKPLTHILQTLQDLNDKKPQRKPILLKIAPDLTDDQLLDIIGIVADTKIDGVIASNTTISREGLQSEESLVNQAGGLSGAPLTNRATEVISFLHQKSNGAFPIIGVGGIMTAQDAIDKLNAGASLVQLYTGFVYEGPALIKKINEEIIRKAR